One Oxobacter pfennigii DNA segment encodes these proteins:
- a CDS encoding type IV pilus twitching motility protein PilT, with protein MKLNDLLIETMDRNASDLHITVGIPPALRINGKLIPVGNEKLTPKDIEGFTKDLFTDEQYEKYMELGEIDLSYSVAGVGRFRVNVYRQRGSDAMALRAVGLKIPTLDGLDHPPVLAELSRRNRGLILVTGPTGSGKSTTLAAMINQINSERNCHILTLEDPIEFLHKHGKSIVNQREIGHDSKSYANALRAALREDPDVILVGEMRDLETISIAITAAETGHLVLSTLHTIGASKTIDRILDVFPPHQQQQVKVQLAAVLEGIVSQQLIEKADGNGRVAALEILVVTQAIRNLIREGKTHQIDSSVQTGAKYGMKSMDMSLIELYRKGLISKESLMTYCIDREIVSRMINI; from the coding sequence ATGAAACTTAATGACCTTTTGATTGAAACCATGGACAGGAATGCATCTGATTTGCACATAACTGTAGGTATACCTCCGGCATTAAGAATTAACGGAAAACTTATACCCGTAGGCAATGAAAAGTTAACCCCCAAGGATATAGAGGGATTTACAAAAGACCTTTTTACTGATGAACAGTATGAAAAATATATGGAATTAGGTGAGATAGACCTTTCATATTCCGTTGCCGGCGTGGGACGTTTCAGAGTCAATGTTTACAGGCAGAGAGGCTCGGATGCCATGGCATTACGTGCTGTAGGCCTTAAAATTCCCACTCTGGATGGCTTGGATCATCCCCCCGTATTAGCCGAGCTGTCAAGAAGAAACAGAGGCCTTATATTGGTAACCGGGCCAACAGGGAGCGGTAAATCCACAACTTTGGCTGCTATGATAAATCAGATTAACAGCGAAAGAAATTGCCATATACTGACGCTGGAGGATCCAATCGAATTTTTGCATAAGCATGGTAAAAGCATAGTCAACCAAAGAGAAATAGGGCATGACAGCAAATCCTATGCCAATGCCCTTCGTGCAGCCCTCCGTGAAGATCCGGATGTAATTCTTGTAGGGGAGATGCGGGACTTAGAGACTATTTCAATAGCCATAACGGCTGCTGAAACAGGGCACTTGGTATTGTCCACGCTTCATACGATAGGCGCTTCCAAAACTATTGACAGGATACTTGATGTCTTTCCGCCTCACCAGCAACAGCAGGTAAAAGTACAATTAGCTGCAGTATTAGAAGGAATAGTATCCCAGCAATTAATTGAAAAGGCAGACGGGAACGGAAGGGTAGCAGCCTTGGAAATATTGGTTGTTACGCAGGCTATAAGAAACTTAATCAGAGAGGGAAAAACCCATCAGATAGATTCATCCGTACAGACAGGAGCAAAATACGGAATGAAATCCATGGATATGTCTTTAATTGAATTGTATAGAAAAGGCCTTATAAGTAAAGAATCCTTGATGACATATTGTATAGACAGAGAAATCGTTTCAAGGATGATAAATATATAA